The Diaphorobacter ruginosibacter genome contains a region encoding:
- the preA gene encoding NAD-dependent dihydropyrimidine dehydrogenase subunit PreA — translation MADISSNFLGIKSPNPFWLASAPPTDKEINVTRAFEAGWGGVVWKTLGEDPSVVNVNGPRYSTLMSQDRRVIGLNNIELITDRPLQQNLDEIRRVKRAWPDRAMIVSLMVPCVEESWKRILPMVEDVGADGIELNFGCPHGMSERGMGAAVGQVPEYIQMVTEWCKHYSRLPVIVKLTPNITDVRMPARAAKRGGADAVSLINTINSIMGVDLDTMAMHPSTGGWGSHGGYCGPAVKPIALNMVGEIARDPETAGLPISGIGGVTTWRDAAEYIALGCGTVQVCTAAMVYGFKIVQDMCDGLSNFMDAHGYKTIEEFRGKAVPTVKDWKQLNLKHVDKAVINQESCIQCGRCHVVCEDTSHQAIFYKKGDNGERRFEINEAECVGCNLCVSICPVPETISMRTLAVGEVDARTGIQVTGEYGNWTTHPNNPQCLVAAQA, via the coding sequence ATGGCCGACATCAGCAGCAACTTCCTGGGTATCAAGAGTCCCAACCCGTTCTGGCTTGCATCCGCACCACCGACCGACAAGGAAATCAACGTCACCCGCGCCTTCGAGGCCGGCTGGGGCGGCGTCGTCTGGAAGACGCTCGGCGAAGACCCCTCGGTCGTCAACGTGAACGGCCCGCGCTACTCCACGCTCATGTCGCAGGACCGCCGCGTGATCGGACTGAACAACATCGAACTGATCACCGACCGGCCTCTGCAGCAGAACCTCGACGAGATCCGCCGCGTCAAGCGCGCCTGGCCCGATCGCGCCATGATCGTCTCGCTGATGGTGCCCTGCGTCGAGGAGAGCTGGAAACGCATCCTGCCCATGGTGGAGGACGTGGGCGCGGACGGCATCGAGCTGAACTTCGGTTGCCCGCACGGCATGAGCGAACGCGGCATGGGTGCGGCGGTCGGCCAGGTGCCCGAGTACATCCAGATGGTGACCGAGTGGTGCAAGCACTACTCCCGCCTGCCGGTGATCGTGAAGCTCACGCCCAATATCACCGACGTGCGCATGCCGGCCCGTGCCGCCAAGCGCGGCGGCGCGGATGCGGTCTCGCTCATCAACACGATCAACTCCATCATGGGGGTAGATCTCGACACCATGGCGATGCATCCCAGCACCGGGGGCTGGGGCTCGCATGGCGGCTACTGCGGCCCGGCCGTCAAGCCGATCGCGCTGAACATGGTGGGCGAGATCGCGCGCGACCCCGAGACCGCCGGCCTGCCGATCAGCGGCATCGGCGGCGTGACCACCTGGCGCGATGCCGCCGAGTACATTGCGCTGGGCTGCGGCACGGTGCAGGTCTGCACCGCGGCGATGGTCTATGGCTTCAAGATCGTGCAGGACATGTGCGACGGCCTGTCCAACTTCATGGACGCGCATGGCTACAAGACCATCGAGGAGTTCCGCGGCAAGGCCGTGCCGACGGTGAAGGACTGGAAGCAGCTCAACCTCAAGCATGTGGACAAGGCGGTCATCAACCAGGAATCCTGCATCCAGTGCGGACGCTGCCACGTGGTGTGCGAGGACACGTCGCACCAGGCCATTTTCTACAAGAAGGGAGACAACGGAGAGCGCCGCTTCGAGATCAACGAAGCGGAATGTGTCGGCTGCAACCTGTGCGTGTCGATCTGCCCGGTTCCGGAGACGATCTCGATGCGCACGCTGGCAGTCGGTGAAGTGGATGCACGCACCGGCATTCAGGTGACGGGTGAGTATGGCAACTGGACAACGCATCCGAACAATCCCCAATGTCTTGTCGCTGCGCAGGCGTGA
- a CDS encoding NCS1 family nucleobase:cation symporter-1, with translation MTSPHIAGAASDLTNDDLAPTTAAQRTWRWYHFTALWIGMVMCIPAYTLAASLVEGGMSAMQAVMTVFIANVIVLVPMLLIGHAGAKYGIPYAVLARASFGTKGAKLPAVLRALVACGWYGIQTWFGGLMIYTLLGVIIGHPLESDKIPGLGINLAQLICFLVFWAIQFYFVVHGLESIRKLETYTAPAKIIICFVLLWWVYEKAGGFGPILHKPSAFEAGGPKAGQFWTTFWPSLTAMIGFWATLALNIPDFTRFAKSQRDQVVGQAIGLPVPMGLLAALAVIVTSATVVIYGKALWDPVDVAARMTGAAVLIALIVLLVDTVSVNLAANLVGPAYDFSALNPRKISYRTGGYITVAIAIIMMPWKILESTQGYIFTWLIGYSALLGPIAGILMVDYFLIRRTHLDVPELYKEDGKYSYSGGWNWVAIAAFVIGVAPNIPGFLNAAFPASFPNVGSVFKELYAYAWFIGLFIAAVIYRIGMAGHVISSQATLRRA, from the coding sequence ATGACAAGCCCGCACATCGCTGGTGCCGCCAGCGACCTGACGAACGACGATCTGGCGCCCACCACCGCGGCGCAGCGAACCTGGCGCTGGTATCACTTCACCGCATTGTGGATAGGCATGGTGATGTGCATTCCGGCATACACGCTGGCAGCCAGCCTCGTCGAGGGGGGCATGTCGGCGATGCAGGCGGTGATGACCGTCTTCATCGCGAACGTGATCGTGCTGGTTCCGATGCTGCTCATCGGCCATGCGGGCGCGAAATACGGCATCCCCTATGCGGTGCTGGCCCGCGCCTCGTTCGGCACGAAGGGCGCCAAGCTGCCCGCCGTGCTGCGCGCCCTCGTGGCCTGCGGCTGGTACGGTATCCAGACCTGGTTCGGCGGCCTGATGATCTACACGCTGCTGGGTGTGATCATTGGCCATCCGCTGGAGAGCGACAAGATACCGGGCCTCGGGATCAATCTTGCGCAGCTGATCTGCTTCCTGGTCTTCTGGGCCATCCAGTTCTACTTCGTGGTGCACGGCCTCGAATCCATCCGCAAGCTCGAAACCTACACCGCCCCGGCCAAGATCATCATCTGCTTCGTGCTGCTGTGGTGGGTCTATGAAAAGGCCGGCGGCTTCGGCCCCATCCTGCACAAGCCGTCCGCCTTCGAGGCCGGCGGCCCCAAGGCAGGCCAGTTCTGGACGACCTTCTGGCCTTCGCTCACCGCCATGATCGGCTTCTGGGCCACGCTCGCGCTCAACATTCCCGATTTCACTCGCTTTGCCAAGTCGCAGCGCGACCAGGTGGTCGGACAGGCCATCGGCCTGCCGGTTCCCATGGGCCTGCTGGCCGCCCTTGCGGTGATCGTGACATCCGCCACCGTGGTCATCTACGGCAAGGCCCTGTGGGACCCCGTCGACGTGGCCGCACGCATGACCGGCGCCGCCGTGCTGATCGCGCTGATCGTGCTGCTGGTCGATACCGTGAGCGTGAACCTGGCCGCGAACCTGGTCGGTCCGGCCTACGATTTCTCGGCGCTCAATCCGCGCAAGATCAGCTACCGCACCGGCGGCTACATCACGGTCGCCATCGCCATCATCATGATGCCCTGGAAGATCCTGGAATCCACGCAGGGCTACATCTTCACCTGGCTGATCGGCTACTCCGCCCTGCTCGGCCCCATCGCCGGCATCCTGATGGTGGACTACTTCCTCATCCGCCGCACCCACCTCGACGTGCCCGAGCTCTACAAGGAAGACGGCAAGTATTCGTACTCCGGTGGCTGGAACTGGGTAGCCATCGCCGCCTTCGTGATCGGCGTGGCACCCAATATCCCCGGCTTTCTGAACGCGGCATTCCCCGCAAGCTTTCCAAACGTAGGCAGCGTGTTCAAGGAGCTGTATGCCTACGCATGGTTCATCGGCCTGTTCATCGCGGCAGTCATCTACCGCATCGGCATGGCCGGACACGTGATCTCCTCGCAAGCCACTTTGAGGCGGGCATGA
- the hydA gene encoding dihydropyrimidinase, with translation MSTASRPLLIRGGTVVNADREERADVLIVDGRIAAVGEAAVAQAPSGAETLDASGQYVMPGGIDPHTHMQLPFMGTVTADDFFTGTAAALAGGTTSIIDFVIPDPKEPLMDAYRKWRSWAEKAASDYSFHVAVTWWSDQVREDMGTLVREEGVNSFKHFMAYKNAIMCDDETLVNSFRRALELGAMPTVHAENGELVYLLQQEVARMGITGPEGHPLSRPPMVEAEAANRAIAIADVLGVPIYVVHVSCIEAADAIARARARGQRVYGEVLAGHLTIDDSVYRHPDYATAAAYVMSPPFRPKEHQEALWRGLQAGHLHTTATDHCTFCAAQKAAGKDNFAKTPNGTGGVEERMAVVWDAGVNTGRLTPSEFVAVTSANTAKLFNVYPRKGFVGVGADADIVLWDPKATKTMSVKTQHSKGDFNIFEGRQVTGIPSHTISRGKVVYANGDLRAEKNAGQYFKRPAFGPNFQAVQKRAQDLAPAAVERKG, from the coding sequence ATGAGCACAGCCAGCCGCCCCCTTCTGATCCGTGGTGGCACCGTAGTGAATGCCGACCGCGAAGAGCGCGCCGACGTATTGATCGTCGATGGCAGGATCGCTGCAGTCGGAGAAGCGGCTGTTGCCCAGGCTCCCTCCGGTGCCGAGACGCTGGATGCCAGCGGCCAGTACGTCATGCCCGGCGGCATCGATCCGCACACGCACATGCAGCTGCCCTTCATGGGCACGGTCACGGCCGACGACTTCTTCACCGGCACGGCCGCGGCCCTGGCCGGCGGCACGACCAGCATCATCGACTTCGTGATTCCCGATCCGAAGGAGCCGTTGATGGACGCCTACCGCAAGTGGCGCAGCTGGGCGGAGAAGGCCGCGTCCGACTACTCCTTCCACGTGGCCGTGACCTGGTGGAGCGACCAGGTGCGCGAGGACATGGGCACGCTGGTCCGCGAGGAAGGCGTGAACAGTTTCAAGCACTTCATGGCCTACAAGAACGCCATCATGTGCGATGACGAAACGCTGGTGAACAGCTTCAGGCGCGCCCTGGAGCTCGGCGCCATGCCCACCGTGCATGCAGAGAACGGCGAGCTGGTCTACCTGCTGCAGCAGGAGGTCGCGCGCATGGGCATCACCGGACCCGAAGGCCATCCCCTCTCCCGTCCGCCCATGGTCGAGGCCGAGGCCGCCAACCGCGCCATTGCCATTGCCGATGTGCTGGGCGTGCCGATCTATGTGGTGCACGTGAGCTGCATCGAGGCCGCCGATGCGATCGCACGCGCCCGCGCCCGTGGACAGCGCGTCTATGGCGAGGTGCTGGCAGGCCACCTGACGATCGACGACAGCGTGTACCGCCACCCCGACTACGCTACGGCGGCAGCCTACGTGATGAGTCCGCCGTTCCGCCCCAAGGAGCACCAGGAAGCCCTGTGGCGTGGCCTGCAGGCCGGCCACCTGCACACCACGGCAACCGACCACTGCACGTTCTGCGCGGCGCAGAAGGCGGCCGGCAAGGACAACTTCGCCAAGACGCCGAACGGCACGGGCGGCGTGGAGGAACGCATGGCCGTGGTCTGGGACGCCGGCGTCAACACCGGGCGCCTCACGCCCAGCGAGTTCGTCGCCGTCACCTCGGCCAACACCGCCAAGCTGTTCAATGTCTACCCTCGCAAGGGCTTCGTCGGCGTGGGTGCCGACGCCGACATCGTGCTGTGGGACCCGAAGGCCACCAAGACAATGTCGGTGAAGACGCAGCACTCCAAGGGCGACTTCAACATTTTCGAGGGCCGCCAGGTGACGGGCATCCCGAGCCACACCATCAGCCGCGGCAAGGTGGTCTATGCCAACGGCGATCTGCGCGCGGAGAAGAACGCGGGCCAGTATTTCAAGCGGCCGGCTTTCGGCCCCAACTTCCAGGCCGTGCAGAAGCGCGCCCAAGACCTCGCACCTGCTGCGGTTGAACGCAAGGGCTGA
- a CDS encoding Zn-dependent hydrolase: MDTKVKSNNTDVSHLRVNGERLWQSLMELAEIGGTAKGGVCRLALTDLDKQGRDLVTRWAREAGMTVTIDKIGNGFMRRPGRNNSLPPIMTGSHIDTQPTGGKFDGNYGVLAGIEVVRTLNDHNIETEAPIEVAFWTNEEGSRFVPVMMGSGVFAKAFTLEHAYAAKDTDGKSVKEELERIGYVGPEEPGDHPIGYYFETHIEQGPVLEDNDKTIGVVTGVLGIRWYDCTVTGMEAHAGPTPMALRKDALQVATRVMQEVVACAHRHPPHGRGTVGMVHVHPNSRNVIPGQVKFSIDLRNATDADCEAMDADIRAVADRISKETGLPIKIDLVSSYPAQPFNPECIEAVRRGAETLGYSNMNAVSGAGHDAVYMARLAPAGMIFIPCKDGISHNEIEDAKPEHITAGCNVLLHAMLERAGT; this comes from the coding sequence ATGGATACCAAAGTGAAAAGCAACAACACCGACGTCAGCCATCTGCGCGTGAACGGCGAACGCCTCTGGCAATCGCTGATGGAGCTCGCGGAAATCGGCGGAACCGCCAAGGGCGGCGTCTGCCGCCTGGCGCTCACCGACCTGGACAAACAAGGACGCGATCTCGTCACGCGCTGGGCCAGGGAAGCGGGCATGACCGTCACCATCGACAAGATCGGCAACGGCTTCATGCGCCGCCCCGGCCGCAACAACAGCCTGCCGCCGATCATGACCGGCAGCCACATCGACACCCAGCCGACAGGCGGCAAGTTCGACGGCAACTACGGCGTGCTGGCAGGCATCGAAGTGGTGCGCACGCTCAACGACCACAACATCGAAACCGAGGCTCCCATCGAGGTGGCCTTCTGGACCAACGAGGAAGGCTCGCGCTTCGTTCCGGTGATGATGGGCTCGGGCGTGTTCGCCAAGGCCTTCACGCTGGAGCACGCGTATGCCGCCAAGGACACCGACGGCAAGAGCGTGAAGGAAGAGCTCGAACGCATCGGCTACGTGGGCCCCGAGGAGCCCGGCGATCATCCGATCGGCTACTACTTCGAGACCCACATCGAGCAGGGCCCGGTGCTGGAGGACAACGACAAGACCATCGGCGTGGTGACGGGCGTGCTCGGCATCCGCTGGTACGACTGCACGGTCACCGGCATGGAGGCGCATGCGGGCCCGACACCCATGGCGCTGCGCAAGGACGCGCTGCAGGTTGCCACGCGCGTGATGCAGGAAGTCGTTGCCTGTGCGCACCGCCACCCGCCCCATGGACGCGGTACCGTCGGCATGGTGCATGTGCACCCGAACAGCCGCAACGTGATTCCCGGCCAGGTCAAGTTCAGCATCGACCTGCGCAATGCCACCGACGCGGACTGCGAGGCAATGGACGCGGACATCCGCGCCGTGGCCGATCGCATCAGCAAGGAGACGGGCCTGCCGATCAAGATCGACCTGGTGTCGAGCTATCCCGCGCAGCCCTTCAACCCCGAGTGCATCGAGGCGGTGCGCCGCGGGGCCGAGACGCTGGGCTATTCCAACATGAATGCCGTGTCGGGTGCGGGGCATGATGCCGTGTACATGGCACGGCTTGCGCCCGCGGGGATGATCTTCATTCCCTGCAAGGACGGAATTTCCCACAATGAGATCGAGGACGCCAAGCCCGAACACATCACCGCGGGCTGCAACGTGCTGCTGCATGCGATGCTGGAGCGTGCCGGAACCTGA
- a CDS encoding GNAT family N-acetyltransferase — protein MSSNESSLVVRAAVIEDTPTILRFVRDLAIYEKAENEVLTTTEHVHRTIFSPDATAHALICELDGAPVGMAVYFFNYSTWQGRNGIYLEDLYVDGAARGHGAGKAMLKALARIALEKDCGRFEWSCLDWNTPSLEFYDSLGALPQKEWIRYRLTGDALAALAN, from the coding sequence ATGAGCAGCAATGAATCTTCCCTGGTGGTGCGCGCGGCGGTGATCGAGGACACGCCGACGATCCTGCGTTTCGTGCGCGATCTGGCCATCTACGAGAAAGCCGAGAACGAGGTCCTGACCACGACCGAGCATGTGCACCGAACCATTTTTTCCCCGGATGCGACGGCACATGCCCTGATTTGCGAGCTGGACGGAGCGCCTGTGGGCATGGCGGTGTATTTCTTCAACTACTCCACATGGCAGGGGCGCAACGGGATCTATCTGGAGGATCTCTATGTCGATGGAGCCGCGCGCGGTCATGGTGCGGGCAAGGCGATGCTGAAGGCGCTGGCGCGGATCGCCTTGGAAAAGGATTGCGGGCGGTTCGAGTGGAGCTGCCTGGACTGGAACACGCCTTCCCTTGAGTTCTACGACAGCCTCGGAGCGCTGCCGCAGAAGGAGTGGATCCGGTATCGGTTGACGGGGGATGCCTTGGCGGCGCTGGCTAACTGA
- the selD gene encoding selenide, water dikinase SelD codes for MTASSPSPNIPVATPTLPRLTSLSHGGGCGCKIAPGVLSEILQSSGANAVIPPELMVGIETADDAAVYRLNDSQALVATTDFFMPIVDDPYEFGRIAATNALSDVYAMGGKPIMALALVAMPINQLPLDVIGAIVRGGQDVCRAAGIPIAGGHTIDSVEPIYGLVAMGLVHPDRVRRNAEAKAGDVLVLGKPLGVGIYSAALKKLKLDDAGYREMIANTTRLNTPGPLLAELPGVHAITDVTGFGLAGHALEMARGAGVQVVVDWAKVPLLPGVVQLAEDGNVTGASGRNWAAYGAEVQIAKGLPATTQNLVSDPQTSGGLLVSCAPESVADVLAIFEREGFGSAAVIGRVEAGASGLRVE; via the coding sequence ATGACTGCCAGCAGCCCTTCCCCGAACATCCCCGTGGCCACCCCGACGCTGCCGCGCCTCACGTCGCTGTCACATGGCGGCGGCTGCGGCTGCAAGATTGCCCCGGGCGTGCTGTCGGAGATTCTCCAATCCAGCGGCGCCAACGCGGTGATTCCCCCTGAGCTGATGGTCGGTATCGAGACTGCGGACGACGCAGCCGTCTACCGGCTCAATGATTCCCAGGCACTGGTGGCGACCACCGATTTCTTCATGCCGATCGTCGATGACCCCTATGAGTTCGGCCGCATCGCCGCGACGAACGCGCTGTCCGACGTCTACGCGATGGGCGGCAAGCCCATCATGGCGCTGGCGCTGGTCGCCATGCCGATCAACCAGTTGCCGCTCGACGTGATCGGTGCCATCGTGCGCGGTGGCCAGGACGTTTGCCGTGCGGCGGGCATCCCGATCGCGGGCGGCCACACGATCGACTCGGTCGAGCCGATCTACGGCCTGGTCGCGATGGGACTGGTGCACCCGGATCGCGTTCGCCGCAATGCCGAGGCGAAGGCGGGCGACGTGCTGGTGCTTGGCAAGCCGCTGGGCGTCGGCATCTATTCCGCAGCGCTCAAGAAGCTCAAGCTGGACGATGCAGGCTATCGTGAGATGATCGCCAACACCACGCGCCTGAACACCCCGGGCCCTTTGCTGGCGGAACTGCCCGGCGTGCATGCGATCACCGATGTGACGGGCTTCGGCCTGGCCGGCCATGCGCTCGAGATGGCGCGCGGAGCGGGGGTGCAGGTCGTGGTCGACTGGGCGAAGGTTCCGCTGCTCCCGGGCGTGGTGCAGCTTGCCGAGGACGGCAACGTGACCGGCGCAAGCGGCCGCAACTGGGCCGCGTACGGCGCCGAGGTGCAGATCGCGAAGGGCCTGCCCGCCACGACGCAGAACCTGGTGAGCGATCCGCAAACCTCGGGAGGCCTGCTGGTGTCCTGCGCGCCCGAGAGCGTGGCGGACGTGCTGGCGATCTTCGAGCGCGAAGGCTTCGGCTCCGCGGCGGTCATCGGCCGTGTGGAGGCCGGTGCCAGCGGGCTGCGGGTCGAGTGA
- the mnmH gene encoding tRNA 2-selenouridine(34) synthase MnmH, translating into MSHFQPVRPADRHRFDAIIDARSPAEFAEDHIPGAINCPVLDNEERAIVGTIFVQQSAFEARRVGGAMVAANLARHLKEQFADKPENWKPLVYCWRGGLRSGSMVQWMRLVGWDAQQLAGGYKSFRREVIRQIEERVPQLDLRVILGATGSAKTRILQALEAQGAQVLDLEHYARHKGSLLGNLPGVAQPSQKHFETQIATVLERMDLSRPVYVEGESARIGRMSVPIPLINRMRHAQPIEIAATPEARLAYLLRDYDYLGNDVPLLCEKLGMLTEHLGKEVVGRWQNWAREHQLSPLFAELMALHYDPHYRRSQSRHFALWEKRRSVEVTSLDQASIERIAVQILDDEGKAR; encoded by the coding sequence ATGTCCCACTTCCAGCCCGTACGCCCTGCCGACCGCCACCGTTTCGACGCCATCATCGACGCGCGCTCGCCCGCCGAGTTCGCCGAGGATCACATCCCCGGAGCCATCAATTGCCCGGTGCTGGACAACGAGGAGCGCGCGATCGTGGGAACGATCTTCGTGCAGCAGAGCGCGTTCGAGGCGCGCCGCGTGGGGGGCGCCATGGTGGCGGCCAATCTGGCCCGGCACCTGAAGGAGCAGTTCGCGGACAAGCCCGAGAACTGGAAGCCGCTGGTGTACTGCTGGCGCGGCGGCCTGCGCTCGGGCTCGATGGTCCAGTGGATGCGGCTGGTCGGCTGGGATGCACAGCAGCTTGCAGGCGGATACAAGTCGTTTCGCCGCGAGGTGATCCGGCAGATCGAGGAACGGGTTCCGCAGCTCGACCTGCGCGTCATCCTGGGTGCGACCGGCAGCGCGAAGACCCGCATCCTGCAGGCGCTCGAGGCACAGGGCGCGCAGGTGCTCGACCTCGAACACTACGCGCGCCACAAGGGCTCGCTGCTCGGCAACCTGCCGGGCGTGGCCCAGCCGTCGCAAAAGCACTTCGAGACGCAGATTGCCACCGTGCTCGAGCGCATGGATCTGTCGCGCCCCGTGTATGTGGAGGGCGAAAGCGCACGCATCGGCCGCATGTCGGTGCCCATTCCGCTGATCAACCGCATGCGCCATGCGCAGCCCATCGAGATCGCCGCCACGCCCGAAGCGCGGCTCGCGTACCTGCTTCGTGACTACGATTACCTGGGCAACGACGTACCGCTGTTGTGCGAGAAGCTGGGCATGCTCACCGAGCACCTGGGCAAGGAGGTCGTGGGCCGCTGGCAGAACTGGGCTCGCGAGCACCAGCTGTCCCCGTTGTTTGCCGAGCTGATGGCGCTGCACTACGACCCGCACTACCGGCGCTCCCAGTCCCGCCACTTCGCCCTCTGGGAAAAACGGCGCAGCGTGGAGGTCACCTCGCTTGACCAGGCAAGCATCGAGCGCATCGCCGTGCAGATCCTGGACGACGAAGGCAAGGCACGCTGA
- a CDS encoding bile acid:sodium symporter family protein encodes MQALARLSQFVGKTFALWTLLFAILAFFFPAQFKWIGPYVVPLLGIIMFGMGLTLSKEDFREVLRRPRDVTVGVLGQFVIMPGLAWALSKGLNLPPEVAVGVILVGCCPGGTASNVMTFLARGDVALSVAITSVTTLLAPIVTPALIYLLASQWIEVSAAAMFWSIIQVVVLPIALGVICQTLLREKVKAAIDVLPLVSVVAIVAIVAAVVAGSQQRIASSGLMIFAVVVLHNGLGYLLGYTLARMFGMSVPKRKTLAIEVGMQNSGLGVALATAHFSPLAAVPSAIFSVWHNISGPIIATIFQRFDNDKR; translated from the coding sequence ATGCAGGCCCTTGCCCGCCTGAGCCAGTTCGTTGGCAAGACGTTCGCCCTGTGGACGTTGCTCTTCGCGATTCTCGCGTTCTTCTTTCCCGCCCAGTTCAAATGGATCGGTCCCTATGTGGTGCCGCTCCTGGGCATCATCATGTTCGGCATGGGGCTGACCCTGTCCAAGGAGGACTTCCGCGAAGTCCTGCGCCGCCCGCGCGACGTGACCGTTGGCGTGCTGGGCCAGTTCGTGATCATGCCCGGGCTGGCCTGGGCGCTGTCCAAGGGCCTGAACCTGCCGCCCGAAGTCGCCGTCGGCGTGATCCTCGTGGGCTGCTGCCCCGGCGGCACCGCGTCGAACGTGATGACGTTCCTCGCGCGCGGCGACGTGGCGCTCTCGGTGGCCATCACTTCCGTCACCACGCTGCTCGCGCCCATCGTGACGCCTGCGCTCATCTATCTGCTGGCAAGCCAATGGATCGAGGTAAGCGCCGCCGCGATGTTCTGGTCGATCATCCAGGTCGTGGTGCTGCCGATCGCCCTGGGCGTGATCTGCCAGACGCTGCTGCGCGAGAAAGTGAAGGCCGCCATCGACGTTCTGCCCCTCGTGTCGGTGGTCGCCATCGTGGCGATCGTTGCCGCCGTGGTCGCCGGCAGCCAGCAGCGCATCGCCTCGAGCGGGCTGATGATCTTTGCGGTCGTCGTGCTGCACAACGGCCTGGGCTATCTGCTGGGCTATACGCTCGCCAGGATGTTCGGCATGAGCGTGCCCAAGCGCAAGACGCTGGCGATCGAAGTCGGCATGCAGAATTCCGGCCTCGGCGTGGCCCTCGCGACGGCGCATTTCTCGCCGCTCGCGGCCGTGCCCAGCGCCATCTTCAGCGTGTGGCACAACATCTCGGGTCCGATCATCGCAACCATCTTCCAACGCTTCGACAACGACAAGCGTTGA